The Candidatus Babeliales bacterium sequence CCGCGACCAATATTTATAATTTCATATCCAAGAGGAGTATCAATCGCTCTAATAATGCCCTGAACAATATCATCAACATAGGTAAAATCTCGAATAGCACTTCCATCTCCATACACGGTGATTGGTCTATGATTATGAATAGCATCCATAAAAATAAATGGTGCCATATCAGTTCTACCACGAGGACCATACACTGTAAAAAAACGCAAATTAGTAATGGAAATACCAAAAAGATGATAATAGACATATGCCAATAATTCACCAGCACGCTTGGTCATACCATAGGGACTTGATTGCTTATCAACTGCATCAGTTTCGCGAAATGGTCCATCTTCACGAACTCCATAGACACTACTACTTGATGCACACACAACGTGTTTTATATCACACTTACGTGCAGCTTCAAAGATAGCTAATGTACCATTATTATTTGTTCTAAAATATTCTTGTGGATTATCTATACTTGTACGAACCCCAGCACGCGCGGCAAGATGACAAATAACATCAGGTTTTTCCCCTAAACACAATTTCTCAATTACACCACTATCACAAATATCAATTTTGTGAACTGAAAGACGATTGTTGAAATCTGCTGCTGTAACTAAAGACAGGTTATATTCTTTGATTCGCTGGTCATATGCATCATTAATATTATCAACAAGAACAACTGAATCGCCACGTTGTAATAATTGTTCTGCGACGTGACTACCAATAAAACCAGCACCGCCTGTAAGAAGA is a genomic window containing:
- a CDS encoding NAD-dependent epimerase/dehydratase family protein, which produces MKIKGNELCLLLIIVCFTFSSLLHAQKVLLTGGAGFIGSHVAEQLLQRGDSVVLVDNINDAYDQRIKEYNLSLVTAADFNNRLSVHKIDICDSGVIEKLCLGEKPDVICHLAARAGVRTSIDNPQEYFRTNNNGTLAIFEAARKCDIKHVVCASSSSVYGVREDGPFRETDAVDKQSSPYGMTKRAGELLAYVYYHLFGISITNLRFFTVYGPRGRTDMAPFIFMDAIHNHRPITVYGDGSAIRDFTYVDDIVQGIIRAIDTPLGYEIINIGRGEPTVLKDFVKIIETIVQQHAEINYVSTFSGDVPYTHASIEKAQELFNYMPQTSVCYGLERMYDWYKNEYLPIVDHKRLYLSEVYIFED